The following proteins come from a genomic window of Nostoc sp. ATCC 53789:
- the lpxC gene encoding UDP-3-O-acyl-N-acetylglucosamine deacetylase produces MQQHTLAAEITQVGVGLHSGVNTQVRILPAETGSGRYFVRVDLPDLPIIPAQVAAVSHTVLSTQLGKGEVYVRTVEHLLAALSGMGVDNARIEIDGPEVPLLDGSASVWAANISQVGLVSQPVNNQFPLTVTEPIWVYQGDAFVCALPAPETRFSYGIDFDLPAIGNQWYSWSLTTELEKASASFAAEIAPARTFGLLHQIEHLQKTGLIKGGSLDNALVCGPEGWLNPPLRFANEPVRHKILDLVGDLSLLGAFPQAHFLAYKASHNLHIQLAQKILDFRF; encoded by the coding sequence ATGCAACAGCACACTCTAGCAGCCGAAATCACCCAAGTAGGGGTGGGATTGCATAGCGGTGTGAATACCCAGGTGCGGATACTACCAGCAGAAACGGGAAGTGGACGCTACTTTGTGCGGGTGGATTTACCGGATTTGCCGATTATTCCAGCCCAAGTTGCAGCAGTTAGTCACACTGTTCTCTCAACTCAGTTGGGGAAGGGTGAGGTATATGTTCGCACAGTAGAACATTTGTTGGCAGCACTTTCGGGTATGGGTGTGGATAATGCCCGGATTGAAATTGATGGGCCAGAAGTCCCGCTTTTGGATGGTTCCGCAAGTGTGTGGGCAGCCAATATTTCCCAAGTGGGCCTAGTATCACAACCCGTTAACAACCAATTTCCGTTGACTGTTACAGAACCAATATGGGTCTATCAAGGGGATGCCTTTGTATGTGCCCTCCCAGCACCAGAAACTCGTTTTAGTTACGGTATTGATTTTGACCTGCCCGCCATTGGTAATCAATGGTATAGTTGGTCACTAACCACTGAACTAGAAAAAGCTTCTGCTAGCTTTGCTGCCGAAATTGCTCCTGCCCGTACTTTTGGGTTACTGCATCAAATTGAACACTTACAAAAAACTGGGTTAATTAAAGGTGGTAGTTTGGATAATGCACTTGTTTGCGGGCCAGAAGGGTGGCTAAATCCCCCCTTGAGATTTGCAAATGAACCAGTCCGTCATAAAATCTTGGATTTAGTCGGAGATTTGAGTTTATTAGGAGCTTTTCCTCAAGCTCATTTCTTAGCGTACAAAGCCAGCCATAATTTACACATTCAACTGGCTCAGAAGATTTTGGATTTTAGATTTTGA